Proteins encoded together in one Paracidovorax wautersii window:
- a CDS encoding arylesterase, whose amino-acid sequence MNRTERRRDFILAASVGLLAGLCSTPALAQSKGAQASPVILVVGDSLSAEYGLARGTGWVALLEKRLLDEKIAARVVNASVSGDTTSGGRSRLPALLSQHRPTHVVIELGGNDALRGLPLKNTEDNLVAMTRAAQQTGAKVLLVGMQVPPNYGTDYARRFSGLFASVAASQKVPVVPFLLKGVADGPDPTRMFQPDRIHPRADAHPIMLANVWPELRKLLP is encoded by the coding sequence GTGAATCGGACAGAGCGTCGGCGTGACTTTATCTTGGCAGCTTCAGTCGGCCTGCTCGCGGGGCTTTGCTCTACGCCCGCCCTGGCACAGAGCAAGGGCGCGCAGGCATCGCCGGTCATCCTGGTGGTGGGGGACTCGTTGAGCGCCGAGTACGGGCTCGCCCGCGGGACCGGCTGGGTGGCACTGCTGGAAAAGCGGCTGCTTGATGAAAAGATTGCGGCCCGGGTTGTGAATGCGAGCGTGAGCGGCGACACGACATCGGGCGGCCGTTCGCGCCTGCCTGCCCTGCTGTCGCAGCACCGGCCCACGCATGTAGTGATCGAACTGGGTGGCAACGACGCGCTGCGCGGGCTACCGCTGAAAAACACCGAGGACAACCTGGTGGCCATGACCCGCGCGGCTCAGCAGACTGGGGCCAAGGTGCTGTTGGTGGGTATGCAGGTACCACCGAACTACGGCACCGACTACGCCCGGCGCTTCTCCGGGCTGTTTGCGTCGGTGGCCGCCTCGCAGAAGGTGCCTGTCGTCCCGTTCCTCCTCAAGGGGGTGGCGGACGGTCCGGACCCGACCCGCATGTTCCAGCCGGACCGCATCCACCCGCGGGCGGATGCGCATCCGATCATGCTGGCCAACGTGTGGCCGGAACTGCGCAAGCTGCTGCCATGA
- a CDS encoding SulP family inorganic anion transporter yields the protein MNMRALHRWFPFLAWPRPNRTLLAGEFWAGMTVGLMLVPQGVAYAALAGMPLITGIYASLVPALVAVLWSSSTRLGVGPTALTSLLIGASLTGMAEPGSAQWVALAAWMALLSGLLQLALGVVRFGWLLNLVTSPVLNGFTQAAAWLILASQLPALLGLRTTWHALAVSPSVHHFDLTALAFGLASLGLLVAARRWRSTFPAAIVIVGLAALASWALGYADAHGAVVGHLPAGLPTAYWPGWLSWDEFGALLMPVLVVTLVSFLETASSAKVEHQQGGTRWNENQDLIAHGMAKISSGLCGSFATSASFSRSAINLYAGARSGWATLFALALVLAVLLWLTPALYHVPQSVLAAVVVTAVTGLIKPASMLRLWRVSRVEAAIGGITFLLTLATAPRMYWGVLVGLVMNLSHFLYQRLHPRIIEVGMHPDGSLRDRHLWQLPALAPGLLALRLDAELDFASSAALERWVSERLAERPDLRHVCLFALPINRIDVTGVETFMRLRSLIRAAGGVLHVSGIKLPVEQVLRRSGALVRDAGLALYRTDAEALVALHSLHSNASS from the coding sequence ATGAATATGCGCGCCCTGCATCGCTGGTTTCCGTTCCTCGCGTGGCCACGGCCAAACCGCACGTTGCTGGCAGGCGAATTCTGGGCAGGGATGACCGTAGGGCTGATGCTGGTGCCTCAGGGCGTGGCCTATGCCGCATTGGCCGGCATGCCCTTGATCACGGGTATCTACGCCTCGCTGGTTCCCGCCTTGGTTGCCGTACTGTGGAGTTCATCCACGCGGCTCGGTGTCGGCCCGACGGCGCTGACCAGCCTGTTGATCGGCGCGTCGCTCACGGGCATGGCTGAGCCCGGCAGTGCGCAGTGGGTGGCCTTGGCGGCATGGATGGCGCTGTTGTCCGGCCTGCTGCAACTTGCGTTAGGGGTGGTGCGGTTCGGCTGGCTGCTCAATCTGGTGACCTCACCTGTCCTCAACGGGTTCACCCAGGCGGCCGCATGGCTGATCCTGGCGTCCCAGTTACCCGCGCTGCTCGGGTTGCGTACCACATGGCATGCCTTGGCCGTCAGCCCCTCGGTGCACCACTTCGACCTCACGGCCCTGGCATTTGGCTTGGCAAGCCTGGGGCTGTTGGTGGCGGCCCGCCGCTGGCGGTCCACGTTTCCTGCCGCCATCGTGATCGTCGGGCTGGCGGCGCTGGCGAGTTGGGCGCTGGGCTATGCCGATGCGCATGGCGCAGTGGTGGGACACCTGCCGGCGGGCCTGCCCACGGCGTACTGGCCGGGTTGGCTGTCGTGGGACGAGTTCGGCGCGCTGCTCATGCCGGTGCTGGTCGTTACGCTGGTGAGCTTTCTAGAGACGGCCTCCAGTGCCAAGGTCGAGCATCAGCAGGGCGGTACCCGCTGGAACGAGAACCAGGATCTCATCGCGCACGGCATGGCCAAGATCAGCTCCGGGCTGTGCGGCAGCTTCGCCACCAGCGCCTCGTTCTCGCGGTCGGCCATCAATCTGTACGCCGGTGCCCGCAGCGGATGGGCGACGCTGTTTGCGCTGGCCCTGGTGCTGGCGGTGCTGCTGTGGCTCACCCCGGCGCTCTACCACGTTCCCCAGTCGGTGCTGGCGGCCGTGGTGGTGACGGCGGTGACGGGGCTGATCAAGCCTGCGAGCATGCTCCGCCTGTGGCGCGTGTCGCGGGTCGAGGCCGCCATCGGTGGCATCACCTTCCTGCTGACGTTGGCGACAGCACCTCGGATGTACTGGGGTGTGCTGGTGGGGCTGGTGATGAACCTCAGCCACTTTCTCTATCAGCGACTGCACCCGAGGATCATCGAGGTTGGCATGCACCCCGACGGCAGCCTGCGGGATCGTCACCTGTGGCAATTGCCGGCACTTGCTCCGGGCTTGCTCGCACTGCGCCTGGACGCCGAATTGGACTTTGCCTCTTCTGCTGCGCTGGAACGATGGGTATCCGAGCGTCTGGCCGAGCGGCCGGACCTGCGGCATGTGTGCCTGTTCGCGCTGCCCATCAACCGCATTGATGTGACCGGTGTCGAGACCTTCATGCGGCTGCGGTCCCTGATACGTGCAGCGGGCGGTGTGCTGCATGTCAGCGGCATCAAGCTGCCGGTGGAGCAGGTCCTGCGCCGCTCCGGTGCACTGGTCCGCGACGCCGGGTTGGCGCTCTACCGCACCGACGCGGAAGCGCTGGTGGCGCTACACAGTTTGCATTCCAATGCATCGTCTTGA
- a CDS encoding sulfurtransferase has translation MNDILNISSYLFVPLPDAAELRDVLHERAVPMELKGTILLAEEGINLFLAGPEEAVRGFVTLLKQDSRFALLEPKESWSATQPFRKMLVKVKREIIRMDHPTIRPANGRAPSVDAPTLRRWLEAGRDDDGRPVVTLDTRNAFEVDHGSFDQAIDWRIEKFTDFPPALRTHKAELAGKTVVSFCTGGIRCEKAAILMREEGVEHVYQLEGGILKYFEQTDGAHYHGGCFVFDERRVLGADLSVDGPGAAPLK, from the coding sequence GTGAACGACATTCTCAATATCTCCAGCTATCTCTTTGTTCCGCTGCCGGACGCTGCCGAGCTGCGCGATGTGCTCCATGAGCGGGCGGTGCCCATGGAGCTCAAGGGCACCATCCTGCTCGCGGAAGAGGGCATCAACCTCTTTCTGGCCGGTCCGGAAGAGGCCGTGCGTGGCTTCGTCACGCTGTTGAAGCAGGACTCCCGGTTCGCACTGCTGGAGCCGAAGGAGAGCTGGTCGGCCACGCAACCGTTCCGCAAGATGCTGGTGAAGGTCAAGCGCGAGATCATCCGCATGGACCACCCGACCATCCGTCCGGCCAATGGCCGGGCTCCGTCCGTGGATGCCCCCACCCTGCGGCGCTGGCTGGAGGCCGGGCGCGATGACGACGGCCGACCGGTCGTCACGCTGGACACCCGCAATGCCTTTGAGGTGGACCATGGCAGCTTCGATCAGGCGATCGACTGGCGCATCGAGAAATTCACCGACTTTCCTCCGGCGCTGCGGACTCACAAGGCCGAATTGGCAGGCAAGACGGTGGTGAGCTTCTGCACCGGAGGCATCCGCTGCGAGAAGGCCGCCATCCTGATGCGCGAAGAGGGCGTGGAGCACGTCTATCAGCTTGAAGGCGGCATCCTCAAGTACTTCGAGCAGACCGATGGCGCGCATTACCACGGCGGGTGTTTCGTGTTCGACGAACGCCGGGTACTGGGGGCGGACCTCTCCGTGGACGGCCCTGGTGCTGCCCCTTTGAAGTAG
- a CDS encoding BON domain-containing protein has product MEGSPQTQQRPASRVIGMMAVLALAGGLVACDKNDGQTAGQRLDSAVQKTEQTAADAQRKMETAADRAGSATRDAAAKALAVMDDAGITTKVNAGLAQDPDLSAVKIDVDTRNGIVTLNGPVKSAEARERAGKIAQGVEGVNSVVNQLTVSAG; this is encoded by the coding sequence ATGGAAGGTAGCCCTCAAACGCAGCAACGCCCTGCGTCCCGCGTGATCGGCATGATGGCCGTGCTGGCACTGGCCGGCGGGCTGGTGGCGTGCGACAAGAACGATGGGCAGACCGCCGGACAGCGGCTGGACTCGGCGGTCCAGAAGACGGAGCAAACGGCGGCCGATGCGCAGCGCAAAATGGAAACGGCTGCCGACCGAGCCGGCTCCGCCACCCGGGACGCGGCAGCCAAGGCCCTGGCTGTCATGGACGATGCAGGAATCACCACCAAGGTCAACGCAGGGCTGGCACAGGACCCTGACCTGAGCGCGGTGAAGATCGACGTCGACACCCGCAATGGCATCGTGACGCTGAACGGACCTGTGAAGTCGGCTGAGGCACGCGAACGGGCGGGCAAGATCGCCCAGGGGGTCGAGGGCGTGAATTCGGTGGTCAACCAGCTGACGGTCAGCGCCGGTTGA
- a CDS encoding PLP-dependent transferase, translating into MTAPNPSFSSTTTHLIHHGYEPPAGFAAPQPPVHKASTVIFPNVAAMRAREWKDKSSYTYGLHGTPTTYQLEERLATLEGGLQCLLVPSGLAAIANVALALLRTGDEVLIPDNAYGPNKSLAEVELRHYGIRHVVYDPLDPADLEAKITSATKLVWLEAAGSVTLEFPDLIEQVRICRRHGVTTALDNTWGAGLAFAPFDLLGDGQLGVDISVHALTKYPSGGGDVLMGSITTRDQPLHLRIKLTHMRLGLGVGGNDVEAVLRSLPSVALRYHAHDAATRSLARWMKGQPGIAQVLHPALEDSPGHAHWKQLCGKSNGGTGAAAGLFSVVIDPRHGQQQIDAFCDGLRLFKIGYSWGGPMSLVVPYDLPSMRSGPSHHLKPGTVVRFSIGLEAVDDLRYDLAQSMARAFAVA; encoded by the coding sequence ATGACAGCCCCGAATCCTTCTTTCAGCAGCACCACCACACATCTCATTCACCACGGGTACGAGCCTCCCGCCGGCTTCGCGGCTCCCCAGCCCCCGGTCCACAAGGCATCGACCGTGATCTTTCCCAACGTGGCTGCCATGCGCGCCCGCGAGTGGAAAGACAAGTCCAGCTACACCTACGGTCTGCATGGCACACCGACGACCTATCAGCTCGAGGAACGCCTGGCCACGCTGGAAGGTGGACTGCAGTGCCTGCTCGTTCCGAGCGGCCTTGCGGCGATTGCGAATGTAGCCCTGGCCCTGCTGCGTACCGGCGACGAAGTACTGATTCCAGACAATGCCTATGGGCCGAACAAGTCCCTGGCGGAAGTCGAGTTGCGCCATTACGGGATCCGTCACGTGGTCTATGACCCGCTCGACCCTGCCGACCTGGAGGCGAAGATCACGTCCGCCACCAAACTGGTGTGGCTGGAGGCAGCGGGCTCCGTGACGCTCGAATTTCCCGACCTCATCGAGCAGGTGCGCATCTGCCGGCGGCATGGTGTGACCACGGCGCTGGACAACACCTGGGGCGCCGGCCTGGCCTTTGCCCCGTTCGATCTGCTGGGCGACGGGCAACTGGGGGTGGACATCTCGGTGCACGCCCTCACCAAGTACCCCAGCGGCGGGGGCGATGTACTCATGGGCAGCATTACCACCCGCGACCAGCCGCTGCACCTGCGCATCAAGCTGACGCACATGCGGCTCGGCCTGGGTGTGGGCGGCAACGATGTGGAAGCGGTGCTGCGCTCCCTGCCGAGCGTAGCGCTGCGCTACCACGCCCACGATGCAGCGACGCGGAGCCTGGCGCGGTGGATGAAGGGACAGCCCGGTATCGCCCAGGTGCTGCATCCGGCCCTCGAAGACTCACCCGGCCATGCGCACTGGAAGCAGCTGTGCGGGAAATCGAATGGCGGCACCGGCGCTGCCGCAGGCCTGTTCAGCGTGGTGATCGATCCGCGCCATGGACAGCAGCAGATCGACGCCTTCTGCGACGGGCTGCGCCTGTTCAAGATCGGCTACAGCTGGGGCGGCCCCATGAGCCTGGTGGTGCCGTACGACCTGCCGTCGATGCGCAGCGGACCGTCCCATCACCTGAAGCCGGGTACGGTGGTGCGCTTTTCCATCGGACTGGAGGCCGTGGACGACCTGCGCTACGACCTCGCGCAGTCGATGGCCCGCGCCTTTGCGGTTGCCTGA
- a CDS encoding sulfate ABC transporter substrate-binding protein encodes MTSKTTPLKTLLAALVLAASGAAAAQSTLLNVSYDVAREFYKDYNAAFVAHYKKTTGKDVKVDQAHGGSSAQARAVNDGLDADVVTFNTTTDIDFLAQNGVVAKDWAKKFPNDASPTTSTMLFLVRNGNPKNIKDWDDLIKSGVQVVVVNPKTGGNGRYAYLAAWGYVRENGGTDAQAAEFVGKLYKNVPVLGKGGRDATSIFLQRNTGDVLITFESEVLSIDREFGKGKVDAVYPSVSVVAENPVAIVERTVAKKNSGPLAKAYLDYLYSDEAQEIAAKHALRPRSEAVLKKHADLFKPLKQFTVAKYFGSLGEAQKVHFNDGGQFDKLYTPGGR; translated from the coding sequence ATGACCTCGAAGACGACTCCGCTCAAGACCCTTTTGGCCGCTTTGGTCCTGGCCGCCAGCGGCGCGGCTGCTGCCCAGAGCACTTTGCTCAACGTGTCGTACGACGTGGCCCGGGAGTTCTACAAGGACTACAACGCAGCGTTCGTCGCCCATTACAAGAAGACGACCGGCAAGGACGTGAAGGTAGACCAGGCCCACGGCGGGTCCAGCGCCCAGGCCCGCGCCGTGAACGACGGGCTCGATGCCGATGTGGTGACGTTCAATACGACGACCGATATCGACTTCCTGGCGCAGAACGGCGTGGTGGCCAAGGATTGGGCGAAGAAGTTTCCCAACGACGCCTCGCCCACCACCTCGACCATGCTGTTCCTGGTGCGCAACGGCAACCCCAAGAACATCAAGGACTGGGACGACCTGATCAAGTCTGGCGTGCAGGTGGTCGTGGTCAACCCCAAGACCGGCGGCAACGGCCGGTATGCCTACCTGGCGGCCTGGGGCTACGTGCGCGAGAACGGTGGCACCGACGCGCAGGCGGCGGAGTTCGTCGGCAAGCTCTACAAGAATGTGCCCGTGCTGGGCAAGGGCGGCCGCGATGCCACCAGCATCTTCCTGCAGCGCAACACGGGCGACGTGCTGATCACCTTCGAATCCGAGGTGCTGTCCATCGACCGTGAGTTCGGCAAGGGCAAGGTCGATGCGGTGTACCCGTCGGTGAGCGTCGTCGCTGAAAACCCCGTCGCCATCGTCGAGCGCACGGTAGCCAAGAAGAATTCCGGCCCGCTGGCCAAGGCTTACCTCGACTACCTGTACTCCGACGAGGCGCAGGAGATCGCTGCGAAGCACGCGCTGCGTCCCCGGTCCGAGGCGGTGCTGAAGAAGCATGCCGACCTGTTCAAGCCGCTCAAGCAGTTCACGGTCGCCAAGTACTTCGGTTCGCTGGGTGAGGCGCAGAAGGTGCACTTCAACGACGGCGGCCAGTTCGACAAGCTCTACACGCCCGGCGGCCGCTGA
- a CDS encoding LysR family transcriptional regulator codes for MQDLNDMLYFAEVVERGGFAAAGRALGIPKSRLSRRVSDLEAQLGVRLLQRTTRKLSLTEVGESYLRHCQAMREAAQAAADTVAQVQTEPRGTVRVTCPVTLAQTVLAELMPVFLERHPQVRVEMQVTNRVVNLVEEGIDVALRVRANLEDSGSMVVKRLDDARQVLVASPDLLARRGTPETLAELSRLDSMAMSAADGRSSLRLIGPDGREEVVQLSPRYVADDLLTLKLAAVAGTGMCWLPDYMCQAELNEGRLVRLLPQWSTPRGVVHAVFPSRRGLAPSVRRFLDFLGEKVPGHSDLVALGGSARNPE; via the coding sequence ATGCAAGACCTGAACGACATGCTCTACTTTGCCGAGGTGGTCGAACGCGGCGGCTTCGCGGCAGCCGGCCGGGCACTGGGCATTCCCAAGTCGCGTCTTTCGCGGCGCGTTTCGGACCTCGAAGCGCAATTGGGGGTGCGCCTGCTTCAGCGCACGACGCGCAAGCTCTCGCTCACGGAGGTCGGCGAGTCATACCTGCGCCACTGCCAGGCCATGCGCGAGGCCGCGCAGGCTGCTGCCGACACCGTGGCGCAGGTACAGACGGAGCCCCGTGGCACCGTGCGCGTGACCTGTCCTGTCACGCTCGCGCAAACTGTCCTGGCAGAACTGATGCCGGTGTTCCTGGAGCGCCATCCGCAGGTACGCGTGGAGATGCAGGTGACCAACCGGGTCGTGAACCTGGTGGAAGAGGGCATCGACGTGGCCCTGCGGGTGCGCGCCAACCTCGAAGACAGTGGCAGCATGGTCGTCAAGCGCCTGGACGACGCCAGACAGGTGCTGGTGGCCAGCCCCGACCTGTTGGCGCGCCGGGGCACGCCAGAGACGCTGGCCGAACTGTCGCGTCTGGACAGCATGGCCATGTCGGCCGCGGATGGCCGCAGCAGCCTGCGCCTGATCGGCCCCGACGGGCGCGAAGAAGTCGTGCAGTTGTCGCCGCGCTATGTGGCCGACGATCTGCTGACGCTCAAGCTCGCTGCCGTGGCCGGCACGGGGATGTGCTGGCTGCCGGACTACATGTGCCAGGCCGAACTGAACGAAGGCCGGTTGGTGCGCCTGCTTCCGCAATGGTCCACTCCGCGCGGAGTCGTGCACGCGGTGTTCCCTTCCCGGCGCGGACTGGCGCCTTCCGTCCGGCGATTCCTGGATTTCCTGGGGGAGAAGGTCCCAGGGCATAGTGATTTGGTGGCTCTGGGTGGGAGCGCACGCAATCCGGAGTGA
- a CDS encoding FMN-dependent NADH-azoreductase, translating to MQLLHIDSAITGTVSVSRQLTAQTVAAWLAAHPGTQVQYLDLVTQAPGHFTMDAMAPRTGQTEGLSETQLRENAVSEQLVSQFLAADVIVVGAPLYNFGIPSQLKAWIDRIAQPGRTFRYTATGPEGLAKGKTVIVASTRGGVYSTSEMGRAMEHQESYLQTVFGFFGITDVRFVRAEGVAMGPDAKALALSSAERDIQAHTAISANQGAMTQAA from the coding sequence ATGCAACTGCTGCACATCGATTCCGCCATCACCGGCACCGTATCCGTTTCCCGCCAGCTCACGGCCCAGACCGTCGCCGCCTGGTTGGCCGCTCACCCAGGCACGCAAGTCCAGTACCTGGACCTGGTCACCCAGGCTCCAGGCCACTTCACCATGGATGCCATGGCACCGCGCACCGGCCAGACCGAAGGTCTGAGCGAAACCCAGTTGCGCGAGAACGCCGTATCCGAGCAACTGGTGAGCCAGTTTCTGGCCGCGGATGTGATCGTGGTCGGCGCGCCGCTGTACAACTTTGGCATCCCGTCGCAACTGAAGGCCTGGATCGACCGGATCGCCCAGCCGGGCCGCACCTTCCGCTATACCGCCACCGGACCGGAAGGCCTGGCCAAGGGCAAGACCGTGATCGTGGCATCGACACGCGGCGGCGTGTACTCCACCAGCGAAATGGGCCGCGCCATGGAGCACCAGGAGAGCTACCTGCAAACGGTGTTCGGCTTCTTTGGAATTACCGACGTGCGTTTCGTACGGGCTGAAGGCGTTGCCATGGGACCCGACGCGAAGGCCCTGGCTCTGAGCAGCGCCGAGCGTGACATCCAGGCCCATACGGCCATTTCGGCCAACCAGGGCGCGATGACGCAAGCAGCCTGA
- a CDS encoding ABC transporter ATP-binding protein — protein MSDHSSVPLQPHDSAATAIIAVEHVHKSVTDSTGTLDILRDIDFRLAPRETVAIVGASGSGKSTLLSIVAGLDTPTRGTVHLDGQDLFALSEDERAALRAQKVGFVFQSFQLMANLTALENVMLPLELANRRDARQLAADMLGRVGLGQRLGHYPKVLSGGEQQRVALARAFVVQPAVLLADEPTGSLDFATGETIMRLMFDLNRELGTTLVLVTHDRGIADQCERRITIEAGRIAPH, from the coding sequence ATGTCCGATCATTCCTCCGTGCCGCTCCAGCCCCATGATTCCGCCGCCACCGCCATCATCGCGGTGGAACATGTGCACAAGTCCGTGACGGACTCCACGGGCACGCTCGACATTCTGCGGGATATCGATTTCCGCCTGGCGCCAAGGGAAACCGTGGCCATCGTCGGGGCATCCGGGTCGGGCAAGAGCACCCTGCTCTCGATCGTGGCGGGGCTGGACACGCCCACACGGGGGACGGTGCATCTCGATGGACAGGACCTGTTTGCACTCAGCGAGGATGAGCGTGCCGCGCTGCGCGCGCAGAAGGTCGGCTTCGTCTTCCAGAGCTTTCAGCTGATGGCCAATCTGACCGCACTGGAAAACGTGATGCTGCCGCTGGAGCTCGCCAACCGGCGGGACGCACGGCAATTGGCCGCGGACATGCTCGGCCGCGTGGGCCTGGGCCAGCGGCTGGGCCACTACCCGAAGGTGCTCTCCGGCGGGGAACAGCAGCGGGTGGCGCTGGCACGGGCCTTCGTGGTGCAACCGGCGGTGCTGCTGGCCGACGAACCTACCGGCAGCCTGGATTTCGCCACGGGCGAGACGATCATGCGGCTGATGTTCGACCTGAACCGTGAACTCGGCACGACCCTCGTGCTCGTCACCCATGACCGCGGCATCGCCGACCAGTGCGAGCGCCGGATCACCATCGAAGCGGGACGGATCGCACCGCATTGA
- a CDS encoding GGDEF domain-containing protein: MRDLRLSTAHALVAQSLGSEASLCEDIPMRYLQSLIDGLCELSLKDPLTGLANRRHFRTVLEREIDRVSRAGEAALLLMLDIDNFKRVNDTYGHLAGDIVLQSVARTLNVCVRPMDTLSRYGGEEFAVVLPACQAGFGRVVAERIRKAVESTPIRISPSVELHVTVSIGGAFALQWIRSTTLLWTERADSQLYKAKMAGRNRVSIEDQPDSTVTAEEKSLLFGPLYTPSGWGDLPPTMDSSSTGSAY, translated from the coding sequence ATGCGCGATCTGCGCCTTTCGACAGCGCATGCCCTCGTTGCGCAGTCGCTGGGTTCGGAGGCATCGCTGTGCGAAGACATTCCAATGCGGTATCTGCAAAGCCTGATCGACGGCCTGTGTGAACTTTCACTCAAGGATCCGCTCACGGGGCTGGCCAATCGACGCCATTTCCGTACCGTCCTGGAGCGCGAGATCGACCGCGTGTCCCGGGCCGGCGAAGCTGCGCTGCTGCTCATGCTGGATATCGATAATTTCAAGCGCGTCAACGACACCTATGGCCATCTGGCCGGAGACATCGTCCTGCAGTCCGTGGCTCGGACGCTCAACGTCTGCGTCCGCCCCATGGACACGCTCTCGCGCTACGGAGGCGAGGAGTTCGCCGTGGTGCTGCCTGCCTGCCAAGCCGGCTTTGGCCGCGTCGTGGCCGAACGCATCCGCAAGGCGGTGGAGAGCACGCCGATCCGCATTTCTCCTTCGGTAGAGTTGCACGTTACCGTCAGCATCGGCGGCGCGTTCGCCCTGCAGTGGATCCGCAGCACGACCTTGCTTTGGACCGAGCGTGCCGACAGCCAGCTCTACAAGGCGAAGATGGCGGGGCGCAACCGCGTCAGCATTGAAGATCAGCCAGACAGTACCGTGACCGCAGAAGAAAAGAGCCTGCTGTTCGGGCCGCTATACACTCCGTCCGGTTGGGGCGATCTGCCCCCGACCATGGATTCCTCCTCCACAGGCAGCGCCTATTGA
- a CDS encoding alpha/beta hydrolase, with translation MTEPQTSVVVVPGWRDSGAGHWQSLWAERLPHAIRVRQDDWMTPTRRAWVETLEQTVLDAPHPVVIVAHSLGCIATTHMGAEAAARVRGALLVAPADPERRAVLSDFAPVPYAVLPYRSILVASSNDPYCPVRLAGAYARAWGSEFVRLQQAGHINVESGHGEWPLGWALLQSLVDQIDWSSPTQGALRSAA, from the coding sequence ATGACGGAGCCGCAGACTTCCGTCGTCGTGGTGCCTGGCTGGCGCGACTCGGGTGCCGGCCACTGGCAAAGCCTGTGGGCAGAGCGCCTGCCCCACGCGATCCGCGTGCGCCAGGACGACTGGATGACCCCGACGCGCCGCGCTTGGGTGGAAACGCTCGAACAAACGGTTCTGGACGCACCCCACCCGGTGGTGATCGTCGCGCACAGCCTGGGCTGCATCGCGACCACGCACATGGGCGCAGAGGCCGCAGCGCGCGTACGAGGGGCTTTGCTGGTGGCGCCTGCAGACCCTGAGCGGAGAGCGGTCCTGAGCGACTTCGCTCCGGTTCCTTATGCGGTCCTGCCCTACCGCAGCATCCTGGTGGCGAGTAGCAACGACCCGTACTGCCCCGTACGCTTGGCGGGGGCCTATGCCCGCGCCTGGGGAAGCGAGTTCGTGCGCCTGCAGCAGGCGGGGCACATCAACGTCGAGTCGGGCCACGGCGAATGGCCCCTGGGCTGGGCCCTGCTGCAATCCTTGGTGGACCAGATCGACTGGTCCAGCCCGACGCAGGGTGCACTGCGCTCGGCGGCTTGA
- a CDS encoding MinD/ParA family protein has product MTDALSPQPTTPAGPHMPAPPPASAPAGARIIAITSGKGGVGKTFVSANLAAALTRRGHRVLVLDADLGLANLDVVLNLHPKITLHDVFTGKAHLEDAVIEAPGGFSVVLAGSGMVEYSRLTPEVRNEFLHVIQTLAPRYDVVLLDTGAGISDVVLFSISLASEVLVVATPEPTSLTDAYAAIKVMATQQKRHHVRMVVNQAARPGDGRAITSQLQQVLDRFVSTESGRPMRLIHMGDIPADTSVRDAVMRRQLLLMQMPGCPAALAIAQLANKIESTLLTPVT; this is encoded by the coding sequence ATGACCGACGCGCTGTCCCCCCAACCCACCACCCCTGCCGGCCCGCACATGCCTGCGCCTCCTCCTGCCTCCGCGCCGGCCGGCGCCCGCATCATTGCCATCACCAGCGGCAAGGGCGGCGTGGGCAAAACCTTTGTTTCCGCCAACCTGGCCGCCGCCCTCACACGGCGGGGCCACCGCGTTCTCGTGCTGGACGCGGACCTGGGCCTGGCCAACCTGGACGTGGTGCTGAACCTGCACCCCAAGATCACCCTGCACGACGTGTTCACGGGCAAGGCCCATCTGGAAGATGCGGTGATCGAAGCCCCGGGCGGTTTTTCCGTCGTGCTCGCGGGTTCCGGCATGGTGGAGTATTCGCGCCTGACGCCTGAGGTGCGCAATGAATTCCTGCATGTCATCCAGACCCTGGCGCCGCGCTACGACGTGGTGCTGCTGGACACGGGTGCCGGTATTTCAGACGTCGTGCTGTTCTCCATTTCCCTGGCCTCCGAGGTGCTTGTCGTGGCGACGCCCGAGCCCACCTCGCTGACCGACGCCTACGCCGCCATCAAAGTGATGGCCACGCAGCAAAAGCGCCACCATGTGCGCATGGTGGTCAACCAGGCGGCGCGCCCGGGGGATGGACGGGCTATCACCAGCCAGTTGCAGCAGGTGCTCGACCGGTTCGTCAGCACGGAGTCCGGTCGCCCCATGCGGCTGATTCACATGGGCGACATTCCGGCCGACACATCGGTCCGCGATGCCGTCATGCGCCGGCAGTTATTGCTGATGCAGATGCCCGGCTGTCCAGCCGCGCTGGCCATCGCCCAGCTGGCCAACAAGATCGAATCCACTTTGTTGACCCCGGTGACCTGA